From a region of the Paenibacillus lutimineralis genome:
- the recA gene encoding recombinase RecA, with translation MSDRRAALEMALRQIEKQFGKGSIMKLGESTHMQVEIVPSGSIALDIALGTGGLPRGRIIEVYGPESSGKTTVALHAIAEVQKIGGQAAFIDAEHALDPSYASKLGVNIDELLLSQPDTGEQALEIAEALVRSGAVDVIVIDSVAALVPKAEIEGEMGDSHVGLQARLMSQALRKLSGAISKSKTIAIFINQLREKVGVMFGNPETTPGGRALKFYSTVRLDVRRVETIKMGNDMVGNRTRIKVVKNKVAPPFKQAEIDIMYGEGISKEGSIIDIGVEQDIVDKSGAWYSFAGERLGQGRENAKQYLKEHPEISNTIEQKIRENSNLTTTVAPPSESDQEKDAKEEQALFEEE, from the coding sequence TTGTCAGACCGCCGTGCTGCGCTGGAAATGGCGCTTCGTCAAATAGAAAAACAATTCGGAAAAGGTTCGATCATGAAGTTGGGAGAATCCACACATATGCAGGTGGAAATTGTACCCAGTGGATCGATAGCATTGGATATCGCGCTTGGAACCGGGGGGTTGCCTCGTGGAAGAATTATTGAAGTATACGGACCGGAATCTTCTGGTAAGACGACGGTAGCTTTGCATGCAATTGCGGAAGTTCAGAAGATCGGTGGACAAGCTGCATTTATCGATGCGGAACATGCGCTTGACCCTTCTTATGCAAGCAAGCTAGGTGTAAATATTGATGAGTTACTATTGTCCCAGCCGGACACAGGTGAGCAGGCACTGGAAATCGCCGAAGCGCTTGTTCGTAGCGGTGCGGTAGACGTTATTGTTATAGACTCTGTAGCAGCATTGGTACCTAAGGCTGAGATCGAAGGGGAGATGGGTGACTCTCATGTCGGCTTGCAGGCTCGTCTGATGTCCCAGGCACTACGTAAATTGTCAGGTGCAATCAGTAAATCCAAGACGATTGCCATCTTCATTAACCAGCTTCGTGAGAAAGTGGGCGTAATGTTCGGTAATCCGGAGACAACTCCAGGTGGACGAGCACTCAAGTTCTACTCGACAGTTCGGCTTGATGTTCGCCGGGTAGAGACGATCAAGATGGGTAATGATATGGTCGGTAACCGGACTCGAATCAAAGTTGTGAAGAATAAGGTAGCTCCGCCGTTCAAACAGGCTGAGATTGATATTATGTATGGTGAAGGGATCTCCAAGGAAGGCAGCATTATCGATATCGGCGTTGAGCAGGATATTGTTGATAAGAGCGGCGCTTGGTACTCTTTCGCTGGCGAGCGACTCGGTCAGGGACGTGAGAATGCGAAGCAGTATTTGAAAGAGCATCCGGAGATTTCAAATACGATTGAGCAGAAGATCCGCGAGAACAGCAACCTGACGACTACAGTCGCACCACCGTCTGAGAGCGATCAAGAGAAAGATGCTAAAGAAGAGCAGGCACTTTTCGAAGAAGAATAA
- a CDS encoding competence/damage-inducible protein A produces the protein MKAEIVAVGTELLLGQIVNSNAQYLSQELASLGIDVYFQTVVGDNTSRLKQAIQLAAGRADVLIFTGGLGPTQDDLTKDVVAEVLDRSLHIDRMAMDNIERFFKDRNVPMTENNRRQALSIDGATPLANETGLAVGNAIAEGGKSYILLPGPPNEMKPMFKQQVKPWIMQHVLTNESPIYSRMLKFAGIGESALETKLLDLIESQTDPTIAPYAKESEVTIRISTKANSQSAASSKLDVMEEQIASRLSEHFYANEDVPIEKTIVDMMTEQGLTVSCAESCTGGMLMQTITTIPGSATVFLGGIVCYSNAMKEKLLNVPHDLLEGENAPGAVSAETAKVLAEQVRMIVDTDFGLAVTGVAGPAYSERKPVGLVYIAISRRDGDTEVHELHLKGNRNTIRLRSTKTVLYHLWKQLKRNENQAGK, from the coding sequence ATGAAAGCGGAAATTGTTGCCGTAGGAACGGAACTGTTGCTGGGACAAATCGTCAATTCCAATGCCCAATATTTGTCTCAGGAGCTGGCCTCGCTAGGGATTGATGTCTATTTCCAGACAGTAGTGGGCGATAATACATCCCGGCTTAAGCAAGCGATTCAGCTAGCCGCAGGGCGGGCGGACGTATTGATCTTTACTGGGGGTCTCGGTCCCACTCAGGATGATCTAACGAAGGATGTAGTGGCCGAAGTGCTGGACAGATCATTACATATCGACCGGATGGCAATGGATAATATAGAACGGTTCTTCAAGGACCGGAACGTACCGATGACGGAAAATAATCGTAGGCAGGCTCTGTCCATAGACGGAGCAACTCCGCTGGCCAATGAAACGGGTCTTGCTGTCGGAAATGCCATCGCTGAGGGCGGGAAATCTTATATTTTACTACCTGGGCCGCCTAACGAGATGAAGCCGATGTTCAAACAACAGGTTAAACCTTGGATTATGCAGCATGTGTTGACGAATGAATCTCCGATCTATTCACGGATGCTCAAATTCGCTGGTATCGGTGAATCAGCGCTGGAGACGAAGCTGCTTGATCTGATCGAGAGTCAAACCGATCCTACCATAGCTCCTTATGCCAAGGAGAGCGAAGTTACGATTCGCATCTCGACGAAGGCGAACAGCCAGAGCGCGGCTTCGAGCAAACTGGATGTGATGGAGGAGCAGATTGCTTCTCGCTTGTCGGAGCATTTCTATGCGAATGAGGATGTGCCGATCGAGAAGACCATCGTTGATATGATGACGGAGCAGGGCCTTACCGTTAGTTGTGCGGAGAGCTGCACAGGAGGCATGCTGATGCAGACGATCACGACGATCCCTGGCAGCGCCACTGTCTTCCTCGGCGGTATCGTCTGCTATTCCAATGCAATGAAAGAGAAGCTGCTTAACGTACCTCATGATCTGTTAGAGGGCGAGAACGCGCCCGGAGCCGTTAGCGCTGAGACAGCGAAGGTGCTAGCCGAACAAGTACGGATGATCGTGGATACCGATTTCGGCCTCGCCGTTACCGGTGTAGCTGGCCCCGCCTATTCCGAGCGCAAGCCGGTAGGTCTGGTCTATATCGCGATCTCTCGCCGCGATGGCGATACCGAGGTGCACGAACTCCATCTTAAAGGCAACCGCAACACCATCCGCCTGCGCTCCACCAAGACGGTTCTCTACCATCTCTGGAAGCAGCTTAAACGGAACGAGAACCAAGCCGGCAAATAA
- the pgsA gene encoding CDP-diacylglycerol--glycerol-3-phosphate 3-phosphatidyltransferase, with protein sequence MNLPNRITLARIFMIPLMLVFLLFDFEWWSHELTLGSYSLSVNHLIAAILFIIAASTDGIDGHIARKRNLVTNLGKLLDPLADKLLVAAALISLVALDKVNGWVVVIIISREFAVTGLREIALLEGSVIAASNWGKAKTITQIIAISALLLNNFPFEWIGFPFADIMIWLATIITVYSGVDYFVKNKHVLNFSKM encoded by the coding sequence TTGAATCTGCCCAATCGTATCACTTTAGCGCGTATTTTCATGATTCCGCTGATGTTAGTGTTCTTGCTGTTCGATTTTGAGTGGTGGTCTCATGAATTGACTCTGGGGAGCTATTCACTGTCTGTGAATCATCTGATTGCCGCAATTCTGTTCATTATTGCCGCGAGCACAGATGGTATCGATGGTCATATTGCTCGTAAACGCAATCTCGTCACTAATCTTGGTAAGCTACTTGATCCTCTTGCTGACAAGCTGCTTGTAGCGGCTGCGTTAATATCGCTCGTAGCCCTCGATAAGGTGAACGGATGGGTGGTCGTTATTATTATCAGCCGTGAGTTCGCAGTCACGGGTTTGCGTGAGATCGCTTTGCTAGAAGGTTCGGTGATTGCTGCCAGCAATTGGGGTAAAGCGAAGACAATTACGCAGATTATTGCAATCTCTGCCTTGCTGCTTAACAATTTCCCGTTTGAATGGATCGGATTTCCGTTTGCGGACATTATGATTTGGCTTGCGACAATCATTACGGTGTATTCCGGAGTTGATTATTTTGTCAAGAACAAGCATGTACTGAACTTCTCAAAAATGTGA
- the rimO gene encoding 30S ribosomal protein S12 methylthiotransferase RimO: MTEKVKIVTLGCEKNMVDSEIMSGLIDQRGYSLVEQAEEATVIIVNTCGFIDAAKEESVNTILDLAELKETGKLKALIVSGCLTQRYKQTLMEEMPEIDGIVGTGDFYNINQIVDEALGGKKPAFVGNPVFNYEEILPRKLSTEKYTTYVKIAEGCDNNCTFCSIPIMRGAFRSRSIESVIAEVTALAAQGVKEISLIAQDSTNYGTDLYDGEYKLAELINKVSEVPGIEWVRLHYAYPGFFTDELIEMMASNPKVCKYIDMPLQHSEDTVLKRMRRPGRNRDTRELIAKIRSRIPGVALRTSLIVGFPGETEEDFERLCDFVREIKFDRLGVFTYSKEDDTPASRLPNQIDEEVKEWRANTLMEIQRQVSNENNGKYVGQVLDVLIESYDGRSDVFVGRSQYDAPEIDGDVYVSNCKVDIGEIIPVRITHAYEYDMSGEGVL; this comes from the coding sequence ATGACTGAAAAGGTGAAGATCGTTACATTAGGCTGCGAGAAAAATATGGTTGACTCCGAGATTATGTCTGGTCTGATTGATCAGCGCGGATATTCGCTTGTAGAGCAGGCGGAAGAAGCAACCGTTATTATCGTAAATACTTGCGGATTTATTGATGCCGCCAAAGAGGAGTCAGTGAATACGATTCTAGATTTGGCGGAACTGAAGGAGACAGGCAAGCTGAAGGCGCTTATCGTATCGGGCTGCTTAACTCAGCGCTATAAACAGACATTGATGGAAGAGATGCCGGAGATTGATGGGATCGTTGGTACTGGCGACTTTTATAACATTAATCAGATCGTCGATGAAGCATTAGGAGGTAAGAAACCGGCGTTTGTCGGGAATCCTGTATTTAATTACGAGGAGATTTTGCCCCGTAAGCTATCGACGGAGAAATATACAACCTATGTGAAGATCGCGGAAGGCTGTGACAATAACTGTACCTTCTGCAGCATTCCAATTATGCGTGGAGCATTCCGCAGCCGCTCTATAGAGTCTGTTATTGCGGAAGTTACTGCGCTTGCGGCTCAGGGAGTGAAGGAGATCAGCTTGATTGCCCAGGACTCGACGAACTACGGGACCGACCTATACGATGGAGAGTATAAGTTGGCGGAACTGATCAATAAGGTGAGTGAGGTACCAGGCATTGAATGGGTCAGACTGCATTATGCGTATCCGGGCTTCTTCACGGATGAACTAATCGAGATGATGGCATCTAATCCTAAGGTCTGCAAATACATCGACATGCCGCTGCAGCATAGTGAGGATACAGTATTGAAGCGTATGCGGAGACCGGGCCGAAATCGTGATACACGTGAGTTAATCGCCAAGATCCGCTCGCGAATTCCAGGCGTGGCACTGCGTACTTCGTTGATCGTAGGCTTTCCAGGGGAGACGGAAGAAGATTTTGAACGGTTATGCGATTTTGTTAGAGAGATTAAATTTGATCGCCTAGGCGTCTTTACTTACTCCAAGGAGGACGATACTCCTGCTTCACGTCTACCGAACCAAATCGACGAGGAAGTCAAGGAGTGGCGGGCGAATACGCTTATGGAAATTCAGCGTCAGGTGTCCAATGAGAACAACGGAAAATATGTTGGACAGGTGCTGGACGTATTGATCGAGAGCTATGATGGACGCAGTGACGTGTTTGTCGGCCGATCACAGTATGACGCACCGGAAATTGACGGAGATGTCTATGTCTCGAATTGCAAAGTCGATATTGGTGAGATTATTCCAGTACGGATTACTCATGCATATGAATATGATATGTCCGGGGAGGGTGTACTTTGA
- a CDS encoding YajQ family cyclic di-GMP-binding protein: MASESSFDIVSKMDMQELSNAIDQTEREIANRFDFKGSKSELKVEKDILVVISDDEYKLGAVIDILQSKMIKRGLPIKNLDYGKVEPASLGTVRQRIKLKQGIDQENAKKINVLIRDSKLKVKSQIQGDQIRVTGKSRDDLQQVIQMLRKAELTVDLQFTNLK; encoded by the coding sequence ATGGCTTCAGAAAGCTCTTTTGATATTGTCTCCAAAATGGACATGCAGGAACTATCCAATGCCATTGACCAAACGGAGCGTGAAATTGCGAATCGGTTTGACTTCAAAGGTAGCAAGAGTGAACTTAAGGTAGAGAAGGATATACTAGTCGTTATTTCCGATGATGAGTACAAGCTCGGTGCAGTCATAGATATTCTGCAATCGAAGATGATCAAGCGCGGATTACCGATCAAGAATCTGGATTATGGCAAGGTCGAACCTGCCTCCCTCGGCACTGTCCGTCAACGGATCAAGTTGAAGCAAGGGATCGATCAGGAGAATGCGAAGAAGATTAATGTCTTGATCCGCGACTCGAAGTTGAAAGTGAAAAGTCAAATTCAAGGGGATCAAATCCGCGTAACCGGCAAGAGCAGAGATGATCTACAGCAAGTGATCCAAATGCTTCGCAAAGCGGAACTTACTGTCGATCTACAGTTTACGAATCTGAAGTAA